The Epinephelus fuscoguttatus linkage group LG7, E.fuscoguttatus.final_Chr_v1 DNA window GCTCGCTCCCTTTGCCCAGCTTAATGGTCCCAGGGGCTGGAAATTTACTAGTGACCTTTGCATTCCATTTGGAGTGTAAAAGCCTTTTTGCTAGGAAAATTCCATCACTTTAGACGTAGCTGAGcagcactttgtgtgtgtgtgtgtgtgtgtgtgtgtgtgtgtgtgtgtgtgtgtgcgtgtgtgttacaaagagagagggagtcACTATAAAaggcagcaagaaagaaaaagagggtGGTGAGAGAAGAACAAGGATTAGACTCAACCTTCACTGCAGTTTATTACTGAGAGTGCAGTAGCTCCCCAGTGCAGGTCACTATTCTATTTATCAAGATAAACAActaatttcctgtttttgtcacGGGGGCCAGATTGTGACTAAATGTCCTGTGGCTTTGCTCCCTCTTTGTTATATTCATTAAGTCACTTTCTAATagagaaaaaaatgcacataatACAGAGTTACATAAGCAGCGTATTGGGTTTGTCATTCAAGCTTTGTGGTGCTTACACTGCCCGCATTATTTGATGGCTGCATCATTACATCAAATGGAAGTGGGGGGCCTCAGTGGGGGCCGCAGGCTTTAAGGCGCCGACCATGCATGAACCATAATGTCCTCAGTTTGCATCCGGTCGGGGacctttgttacatgtcatTCTTAATTGCTTTCACTCTGCTCCCTAATTTCTATGGATTACTGTTTGATTCTTAAAAAAGcataaaatgctttttaaaaaagggatattctgtatatttttcatgtgttttattAACACATTTCCATCTTTGGAAACTCCACTATAATTCAAAATGAATCTGTGTGGGTTTGAGCACTGCATGCTTCACTGCGCAACATGACTTTGTGGACCTACAGGTGTGTTCAGCAGATGTTTAGAAGAACCAAAGTGACTCAGAAGCCAATTAACGTCCTGCAGAAAGCTGTGGCGAGTCAGTAAACACAGCATGAATCCATGCCCGGCTAAAAGTTTCATAATAATCTATAAAGGCTGCTCAGAGATTATGAGTTGTtccagtttgtgtgtttgtttgaactgTGAATGACTTGCATAAAAATGCAGTTACAACTTAATGCATTGGTGTTGTTCAACAGCGCCATCTGCTGGGTGAGAGCAGCTGATGCTCTGGAAACATTTCCCTCAAcagagaaaacataaaaaatggtCTCATATCAACAGAGGCCACATTAAACAGCTTTGGTCTCATGATATTTGTGATTTACAGGGTTTTAATAGTCCCTCGGgacatatgtttgttttttcctcctggTATTAGGAAACGTCCTGATGTCGAGCTAAGGTTtagtgtaatttattttaatacttgATTCATCCAAAACAGCCCCCATCAATTGAgtcattttgacatttaaaaaaaaaattgcctctGATAGCTCCTGCTCATTCACACCCTGAAACAAAAGCCAACTGAGAGCAACTTTAACAttgaaaatgtttattaaagGGTGCTACTGTACACATATTCATAACATTTAGGTGACACAATAgtctactttttaaaaattctgCACCGGCAAAAATTGAGGACAAAGTTAAGGGCGTGAAaggacaaaatatttttaatgaaagAAAATACACCAAACCATATTCATGattaatgtactgtatgtatgaaaGGGGAGAAGGTCACAGGCTTCATTTACAAGAttcaaaaggaaagaaaaaaacaacagatctCAGTCTATTGACGCTTATCATTTGGTCCTAAGAGTCCATGTTGAAGCACCAAAGATCAAACTACAAAACCGGCAACCAACTTGTAAGAATTGACGTCCACTTGCCCAGCAGCAACATCGTCCATCTTGAAATCTGAATACTTACGGCCGAGAATAATCAAAATTACTCATTACAATAAAACCCTGGATATAACAATCCAATCAGAAACTTATTTTAATGATTCAAATTAACATTACCATGATATCAACAACACTATTTTTGGAGTGGGTTTCTCCACTTTACaccgttaaaaaaaaaacaaaaacaaaaaaaataactatCAAAATATCACTAACCAACAAGTTCAATAACACCATCAAACTGCAGGGTTGTCATCTTAGACTGGTCTCACAGTCCAAAAGATTTTTATCTTTTAGCCACAAGGTGGCAGACCCCAATGACTGGTGCTGAATGCTGGTTTCGTTTCATGTGGATACAGTAAAGATTATCTAACCTGTGAACATGAGTGTtacaaaagttaaaaacaaacaaaaaagggtACAAAACTGAGCAAAATTCATTTTATTGTCCTTTTTGAACTGGTGATAgcataaagaaattaaaaaacaaaaaacaaaaaacaaaaacaaaacaaaaaaaacaccacacaaCATTCACGTTAAAACTCGGAAACAAGAAgataaaatgacttgtttttttttttaaaaaatgaacatggATATCATCACTACTTATAAAGACATAATTGGCCGGTGTCTGCAAGTTTGCAAATCGAGTAGTTATGTCCTCGTAGGCGggacaaacttaaaaaaaaaaatctacaagagataaaaagtttttaaaaaggaaGTGATTATGCAGTCAGGAAAGTGCTGCGGTGGTTGCTTCCTGAATATTCATACTACAGTTTCATCCTCAGTGGTGTTAGTGGGTTCTTAAAGCAAAGGGGTGCACTGCCTATAAAGGCTTGATGATGGGGGTTGTGCACCTGTCATGGGACAAGCTCATGGTTAACACAGCTTATACTAACTCTGGCTTTCAAGACTATGTTCTGAGTTTTAGCAGATGGCCATCTGTGCTCATGGATGCAACATACCTTACTGAAATAACGGTATCCCGTAAGCACTAAAACATAATGTGTTAAGACAGTAAAAACGAGGGAAAGAATACAAAGACAGAACAGCAGAAACCCTCCCCAGTAGCATGTCACCCATGTCCGCTACAGCTCCCCCTCGTGTCTGATGGATCCTTCTCAGCAGTCTGGGGCCCTTGTGCTCCAGTGGGGCATGGAtggagatattttttggggggatttggGTGTGAAAATGTCTGACTCAAGGTTGTCCCTGCAGTGGAGGAGGTCCTGTTTCCTCCTGAGGTGATGCACTCACGCACTCACGGCATCCTTCTCCTTCTTGTCACTGTCTTCATGCCAGGTGAGACGCTCCTCATAGAAGGCTATGACAATCTGTGGGCACTTATGATTGGCCTCCTTGGCAAGCACGAGATCAGCCTCTTCAGAGTCTTTCCTGGGAGAGATAAAGACCAAAGTTTGTGGTTAAATTTAACTGCACATCTCTGCACAAGCCAGATAATACACTCCCATATATAAACCATACATGTACCATATATAAATGGTTATTGTTAATAAATTGGAGTGTTTTAATGCGTTGATGGATGGAAAAGTTGTCGGCAActttacaaattacaaaaatatataaaaattaaaacagggATTATATCATTTAGCTGTTCTTGTGAATGCCTTTATACAAATTTAACAATTACcgccccaccccaccccaccccaccacGGCCTtgactgaaactgtcactaacTAGTCAGTCATGTTCAAaccttaatttaaaaaaaaaagaaagattacCTTTTCTAGTATTATATTTCAATGTACAGTTTAACCATATTGTAAAATAAACTTGAACAGGTAAGTTGCTtgtatttttgtgacatttaatTATTTGAGTACGGTGCTTCAAGACATTATAAATCATTCGTCTTACAGGCAAAGTGGGCAAGTGGAGCTTGTGAATATGTTAGGGACTGGCcatgtttgcatttattttccttttaataTTTCTGTGGATTTTACCCCCTTCATAAAAAAATTAACAGATCACATCTAAGGTACAACTATTGCCTCATTTGAGCCAGCCAACACCCTGGAATGGAGCTTGACCGGGCATGAGTGACGAGGTACTACACATATATCCATCAGGCTAATACGTAATGACATAAAATTTTATGGTGTGGCTTACTGTTTGTATATGAATGGACAGCAAGGCTATTAGTGCTGCTAATGGGCAATTTGTCAGCAGCAATTTGGCACATTGAGAGCTGCCATTTAAAAGAATCATGCCATGACAAGTCACCAGCAGTAGCTGTGCAGACGGAAACCATTGCAGGCAACAACTGCAGTACCAAAGGGTCGACACCCTGAAACCAGAAGAGCGCCGATACCATTTCTTTTAAAGAGGAAATATGAATACTAAGTACCTGATTAAGTGGAAAGACCAGTGCAGTGTACTTATGAGTCACTCATGCTATCATCATTAGCAGAATGGACTTTTGGGGGGTTTCACTAAACAACAGTAGACTATCCTTTCCATACACATGCAACTTAAAAATTGCACCCATACAGTGCACTAAAGCCTGAACCATGAAACATtatattatttaaatttatCATCTTAGTTGTttgttagaaagaaaaaaaataaagaaagattGTCAAAACATCTAAGCTCATGTCATGTATTGTCTGTGGTGCCTGAACCATTTGTAGATGCTGAATACTAAGAAGAGAATACTACCAGAGAAGTCCCCAACATTCAGAGAGAATGCAGTGTCTGCATATAAACACATGCCACTAATGTCAGTGATAGAGATGCGCTGATTTTCTCTGCCGATTCCAGTTTCTTATCTGACCTGCTACTGTCAGTACACAAACATTTCTGTAACTTTTTTTGTGATGAAAAATCCAACTGTTAGTCataacaaaacactgacagttGTGTAAAGTCTACACTCTTCTCCAAAGCAGGTTGCAGGACCGTCTCTCactcaaaatcaaaataaatagtGCGTTATTGGATGGAGGTTTTGTGTATATATTAAAAATCTAACTCAAAGTTAATGCAATACATTTTACTTTGACATGTTTTTGAACAAATCTATTTCTGAATCAATGTCTTTTGCAGGAATGTAAAAGGTGTATTTTCAGTAAGCCTGTTACTTGGTGCCACTTGGCAGGCAGCATGCTGCAACCTGCCCCACACTGTGCAATACAAGAGAGAAAGTAAAGGGGAGATCCCATGCTTCTGGCAGACGAGCCGATTATTGCAATTACTCAGAGCAACATGCACGGGAATAAACTGCGGCCTTTTCACTTAGGGTCTAATAAACTCCCTAAATTTGTCACTAGTTACTTTTAGAAATAAGTTTGCAAAAAGGATCTGGAAAAGTTGCTGATAAACGGGCATGACAAAGCACTGGTATTTGCTACCTGGCAATGACAAAAGGTTGCAGCAACTGTGACAGTCACTTGGCATATGCATGGAAATTTAACACAAGATAGGTGAAGCTGCAGATCAGCTGATTCTGGTCAACAGCCAACTGACTGACTGCTGACTGCTTAGAATAATTTTATTTAGCTTCTTTTTTAGTTGTCGCAAATTTACCTTCATGTAAAACAATCTGTGATGAAAACAGATGTATAGATAACGAACATGGAAGGCAGCATGACCAGTGTCTGTTTGCTGATCTGACACCTTCAGCTCCAGCACTGACTATCAGCGTAGtcgactaactaactaactaccCTGATGCAGATGCTGCAAGCGCACTGAACACATTTATTGGGCTATGATTGTAGTTTTGGTGTACTGAAGAGCGACATAAGCACTATGGCTGCGTGTTAATATGACTGAAAAATATCTGTAGACAAGAAAAAGTATGAACCAGTGAACCACAAGTATATGACAAATTAATACACAGAAGTCAGTGCAATGTTTTAACGTCAGAATCGGGGACAGGCCTGGACTGAATATCAGAGTCAAGTCATCGAAGACGTGCGACAATTTCTGATGACAATATTAGTGTGGTAGAATCTTACGAAGTTGTGCCAAAACTAATTTCAACATGCAAATTGTGAGATACACATAAACAAACCTACCACTTCATAAGAAACATTAGTTCTCCACACGAGTCAGTTGCTCCAATGATCTTTTCAGGCTCGAGGCCTCTCTCAAAGCCACGTGCGACTAGAATGTCATCCTGaaagacaacaaagaaagacaaaaattaCTTAAATGCTGGACTATGTTATAACCAAATGTTAGATTGTAGATTAGTTATGTTTAGACAGATTagcaaataaatgtatgatttaCAGTGGGTGTGCAGTTCTTTTCACAATTCTACAGAGCATATTTATATGCTtacattatttgttttgtttttaaaccgGAAAATTATCTTTTAATGAAGGCTTTCCAAtactaaataaactaaaataaaaatacgaCCTTCTGCATCCTTTCAGTATAAAACCCTGGTAATGAAAGTGGTTTGCGTTTCCACCTCACCTCAAGTTCCGgaaaatttattcaaattagtGCGATGACGTAGATGAGTCGGTGTGTGCCCTGTGTTTGGCTCCGCCAGCTTGCTACATGCTAGTGTAGAGAGAGGAgtggctgtttgtctcagccagcagctaagtttaaaagtattttaagataagtgtcaaatTAAGTTAGTCttcatacagacagctgtcatttcagcttattagtaacagtttactatcagctgaactagcgcgctgtccttgtgtaagacataacgttaGTGTCAGTGGGTGAGAGACTGTGGATGGAGAGTATCGATTAtcgctgtctacatgtttacatgttcatgcttacCGTCAGCTCCAGTCTTTTTCAAgttatttttcactttgtttGCACCGGGGCCGCTCGGCCGTTCAGCGGTTATCATGTCgcattggtgtgtgtgtagaggagaTCAGCGTCGGCACAAAAGAACCGATACAGTTAgcgcttatcaatactacggtctttAATAATTTAGCTCCACGGCTAGTTTAGTACCgggtttcggtacccatccttaatcaaaacagAAACGAAGTGAAGCTTGTGGAAATTAAATAAAGCCTGCGGCAGATGCCCGTACCAGGAAGTGCAGAACGCTGCAAGTGTGTGCTCCACCGATCAGTGTTCTTCAGCAAACAGCCCCACCCCTCAAGAATTACGGgcaatctgaaaagtcctacccccccACTATGTACTTTTTCCAGGGTAAATTTGAGGTTGAGGGAAAGTGTTTTTACCCGGGTAATTTCAGTGGAAATGCGgaggtttttcaaaattccAGGTGACTGATAAAAGTTCCTGCgatggaaaaggggctattgagAACTGGCATAAGCTGTGGCATATCAATGAAGAGCTGCCTAAGTGTGCTCTTGGAAATGTAAAGGTTGTCTCTCTCTTCTAAGATGAGACACCCATCAGCTGTTAATTAACATACAAATACAGACGTTTTAATCTAGAGCTGAGCTATTGTTTCCTCCAAGAGTGGAAAGCTACTTTAAGGTGCAGCACACAAAGCCTGAAAAAAAGATAACCTCACACATGCATATTGAAATGTACTATAACCCTTACACAGACTTCTGATGCCATTTTAAGAACATGATAAAACTACTGCACAGACACATTACAtacctccttcttcttcttgggCTTACTTCCACCCTCGTCATCGTCATCCGAGCTCCTCTTCTTTGAGCCACTGGAGTCTTTGGTGCGTCCCAAGGAGCCAGATTTGCTGGCCCCGCTGCTAGGCGTGGAgcttccaccactgctgctgctgcttttcttgtAGGTCTTCATGAATTCTGAAATAAGCTCAGGGCAGTCCAGGTTCTTCTCTGGCTCCcaggtgttgtgttttctgaggAAGACCACAACACAGTGCAGCACGTCAGTACCACTATAACCAAAACTATTCATCAACAACACTGTTCAGTGATGGATAATCTCTTAAAATCAATATTATATTATCAAACTTGATATAATCTGCAATTTCCGTAACAATATAGCTTATCTTCTAATCTTCATTTGCTACCATAGCTTGGACTTTAAAGGAGCATTACAGTGCACAGCTACCGCTGTCTGAGTAGGCAGTGTAACAGTGAGTTCTGGTTAGCAcaccagcagaaaaacaacttACTCTGAATATCCTTTCCACTTCAGGAAGAACTCGACCCTGCCTTTGACCACCCTCCTGTCCAGCACCTTCTCCACAACATATTCTTCCTcatctgaggaggaggagtccTCTTCGCGAGACTTTTTTCCCATAATAAAGTTTGTTGCTGAACACCACGCTGTCGCAGGCCAATGGCACTTCCCTGTAACGTAAGAAAACGACAATGACGCTAACGTTGCAGAGAATATGGATGATATTCTCTGGCTGATACACCTAGTTCTCTATCGCCAAGCACAAAACGTGATCTGGCTGCATACCGGAGATACTATCGTGTATCAACGAAAGGCATCATTTCATTGTCGTTTACCCAATCTGCAACAGGCACGACAAACAGAAGGAAGCTAAACTAATTAGAGAGCAAAAGATCTCTCGGTAACCGTCCACTCGCTTTAATACTTACGATGTTAAATAACGTGAAGTTACCAGAAAACGTATTACGTGCACATTAGAGTGAAGACATGGTGTTGTGTTTGCTAAGCAACTAGCTAACCAAAGGGCATGAAAGGCAAACTTGCTAAAGCAGGTATCGTTAGCATGCAAGCTAACGCTAGaccaagctaacattagctaacgctGATACCAAAATGCAAACGGAAACCGATACTAGTTGTTGCATGAAGCTCTTTGATGTAACTTAACAGTTTCTCACCCTTGAGATGTGTGACCGACGGTCTTGGCTCGTTTGCTTCAGCAATAACAGGTGGCTTTTGTGGAACTGCGGGTCTGTGAGGCCAACAGAGGGGCTACTTTAGCATCTAGCCTGGATCACACAAAGCTGCTGTGCGTAAAAAGCGCGGGTTAAAGGCGGCGCACAAAGAATGTGCCCGCCCCTCGGTCAGCTGATGACCTACATCGGTTAGCTAATATCCCTCCTGCCGTGATTATAACTATATTCTCCAAGTGTTCGGGACATGTTTATTATGATGTTTTTGCATTGTGTGTCTATATGGAAAATACACATTAGATATTGATGTGTGTCGATACTGTCGTGTATCGACGTTGCTTCACCGAGAGGCAAAGCTCCACCTCCACCCACACGTCAAAATAGTAAACATTAAGAATCGGTTATCTGTCATTTTTAAGTGCTGTTTTCCTGTGTCTTCGGTAATGCTGCATTTATGGCTTTGCAGTGGCCATTGTTTTTCTCGTATTTTACACATATCCCTGACACACAACACCCGTagccattttttttatacacGATTGTGAACTGCACCGCCTGCTGGCAGATGATTGGCCGTTAGTAGTGATTGCTTTGAATTTTAACCAATCAAAATTCAACAAATGCTGTCGACAGACTGCAGCGGGAACTACTGACCAATCGCTGCGTGGAAGAGGCGTTTCCTTTGCTATTTATTCTACTGTTGAGGAGCAGCCTGGGCTCGTCTGACGCAGATCACTTCTCTCCGGTCAGTTCTCAAGGAGTCATCAAGGATTTGCTTATAGAAATGGCGAACAACGTAAGTGTTGCATTCACAACGACTCTAATGCCCATTCCGTGCTTGCTGGGTGTGTAAAAACTGCCGTTAGTTTTGAAACTACTGCGAATACGCAATGCTAAACAAAGGCTACGTTTTCTAGCAACTGCAGCTATTGGGCATTGTGAAGCCGCCATTTTGTTGCAGCTGGGCCTCGTGGCCTTTTGTTCTCGTGGGCCACTACATACGTATATTAATAATTTCGT harbors:
- the cbx5 gene encoding chromobox protein homolog 5, with the protein product MGKKSREEDSSSSDEEEYVVEKVLDRRVVKGRVEFFLKWKGYSEKHNTWEPEKNLDCPELISEFMKTYKKSSSSSGGSSTPSSGASKSGSLGRTKDSSGSKKRSSDDDDEGGSKPKKKKEDDILVARGFERGLEPEKIIGATDSCGELMFLMKWKDSEEADLVLAKEANHKCPQIVIAFYEERLTWHEDSDKKEKDAVSA